One segment of Acidobacteriota bacterium DNA contains the following:
- a CDS encoding methylase translates to MTTQQSAAASLLDETPAAGPRQIGELLFRAARRLLRTLERGERMERRALREAMTAAFGLSDAQGGWSWKEAYDAAEGAMTLFLLRYGRRILRSGLREGLGYVERAARLEPPHTYRSEEQIRMQQFSTPLGLAYAVAAAARIEADDLVLEPSAGTGTLAVMAAWRLQPERQGRLLLNELARNRADLLDHLFPQVAVTRLNGEHIGHLLETQPGVVVMNPPFSRRATGGALDPDADLKHVRSAYRLLRPGGRLVAVTSAHCIPDGEQWRRACQAESLQPIIRFTAEVGGQVYATRGTRFASRLTVVDKPTGLGEQPDSAVDTHARADTGADLLELVTERVPHRLALQAPARRRRKAAEPIPPARRTKPLTLVEHNWGPVERLKYEPVHHDEHACAEADDAGPYAPWRPETIRVRDAFDHPTALVQTQAMAAVRHPAPKYQPTLPSAILRQGRLSAAQLESVALAGEAHEQHLPAWHLVSRTWERSVRVDVDGEPSPAAIAHAQQENPGEHFEQAPVRFRQAWMLGDGTGCGKGRQVAAVIAGHWLQGRRRALWLSQSDKLIEDARRDWAAVGGSEADVVPIRRIKQGQPIRLAQGVLFSTYASLRTAERQGRKARLDQIIEWLAAGATEQARHAYDGVVVFDEAHAMANAAGKKGARGDVLPSQQGLAGLRLQNALPGARVVYVSATGASTVHGLAYAKRLGLWATALTPFATREHFVEAMERGGVAALEVVARDLKALGLYQARALAYDGVEIDMLRHALTGEQRAIYDEYAHAFQIIHDHLDEALELTGVNGDDGGGDRAARAAALSAFEGAKQRFFNHLLTAMKTPTLIRSVEQDVAEGRAAVIQIVSTGEALMERRIEQIPVSEWDDLSIDMTPREYVLDYLRRAFPLDLYEEYADEEGNIRSRKVLDPDGNPVQSQIAVRMRDELIERLGAMPPVPAALDQLIHHFGAERVAEITGRARRVVRVADHEGERLAVRTRPDSANLSEAQEFMAGKKLILVFSGAGGTGRSYHADAGCGNRRRRVHYLLEAGWRADQAIQGLGRSHRTHQVSAPVFRPVTTDVKAERRFISTIAKRLDALGAITRGQRNAQTAMGDDDRALFHASDNFESVYAHKALRQFYYDLVGNRIDGWSEERFHRATGLALATDGGTELKHDTPPMPTFLNRLLALPIDDQNELFVHLEELIEGNLEQAIESGAYNQGVEDVDADEIELTNTETLATDERTGATTRIAELVCRKRTRPLKPEAAIGKARKAAEQRGRADEVRLVARRLPGKDPEAAVVAPAPSWLLDNGGIQPRVRLLQPDSQRTQAKHLFEEDGWGATAAVAWTSVWEEQMKRVPMHVETRIWLVTGLLLPYWNRLQTEDMKIRRAVTRDGRRLVGRLVSLAEVNAVRVAFGLEGRIRISAAEMWKMLTETKSKVPLSEGKRLVCRRVMGQPRVEIHGVDYRTLADLKRRGCKTEVIAYETRVFVPDQAVLERVLDRYAPDGAEPSAQG, encoded by the coding sequence ATGACGACGCAGCAGAGCGCCGCCGCCAGCCTGTTGGACGAGACCCCCGCGGCCGGACCGCGTCAGATCGGCGAACTGCTGTTCCGCGCGGCCCGGAGACTGCTCCGGACCCTGGAACGGGGGGAACGCATGGAACGCCGCGCCTTGCGCGAGGCGATGACCGCCGCCTTCGGGCTCTCCGACGCCCAGGGCGGCTGGAGCTGGAAGGAGGCATACGACGCCGCCGAGGGCGCGATGACGCTCTTCCTGCTCCGGTATGGACGCCGCATCCTCCGGAGCGGTCTCCGTGAGGGGCTCGGCTACGTCGAGCGGGCCGCGCGCCTGGAGCCGCCGCACACCTACCGCTCGGAAGAGCAGATCCGGATGCAGCAGTTCTCCACGCCGCTGGGCCTAGCCTACGCGGTCGCCGCGGCCGCGCGGATAGAAGCCGACGACCTGGTGCTCGAGCCCTCGGCCGGCACCGGAACCCTGGCCGTGATGGCCGCCTGGCGGCTGCAGCCGGAGCGGCAGGGGAGACTGCTCCTCAACGAGCTCGCCCGCAACCGCGCCGACCTTCTCGATCACCTCTTCCCCCAGGTCGCGGTCACGAGGCTCAACGGCGAGCACATCGGTCACCTGCTGGAGACCCAGCCCGGGGTGGTGGTCATGAATCCCCCGTTCTCGAGACGGGCGACCGGCGGGGCTCTCGACCCCGACGCCGATCTCAAGCACGTGCGATCCGCCTACCGCCTGCTGCGCCCCGGAGGGCGGCTCGTGGCCGTCACCTCCGCCCATTGCATCCCCGACGGCGAGCAGTGGCGCCGGGCCTGCCAGGCCGAATCGCTGCAGCCGATCATCCGTTTCACCGCCGAGGTGGGCGGCCAGGTGTACGCGACCCGGGGAACGCGTTTCGCGTCCCGCCTGACCGTGGTCGACAAGCCGACGGGCCTCGGAGAACAGCCCGACTCGGCGGTCGACACGCACGCGCGCGCCGACACCGGCGCCGACCTGCTGGAGCTCGTGACCGAGCGCGTGCCGCACCGGCTGGCGCTGCAGGCGCCGGCGCGCAGGCGCCGCAAGGCGGCCGAGCCGATCCCGCCGGCCCGCAGGACGAAGCCGCTCACGCTCGTCGAGCACAACTGGGGCCCGGTCGAGCGGCTCAAGTACGAGCCGGTGCATCACGACGAGCACGCGTGCGCGGAGGCGGACGACGCCGGACCGTACGCGCCCTGGAGGCCGGAGACGATCCGGGTTCGCGACGCCTTCGACCACCCGACCGCGCTCGTGCAGACGCAGGCGATGGCGGCCGTGCGCCATCCGGCGCCGAAGTACCAGCCGACGCTGCCGTCGGCCATCCTCCGTCAGGGCCGGCTGTCGGCCGCACAGCTCGAGAGCGTCGCGCTGGCCGGCGAGGCGCACGAGCAGCACCTGCCGGCCTGGCACCTGGTCAGCCGCACCTGGGAGCGGAGCGTCCGCGTGGACGTGGACGGCGAGCCGAGTCCGGCGGCGATCGCTCACGCCCAGCAGGAGAACCCCGGCGAGCACTTCGAGCAAGCCCCGGTACGGTTCCGCCAGGCGTGGATGCTGGGCGACGGCACCGGATGCGGCAAAGGCCGGCAGGTGGCCGCCGTCATCGCCGGGCACTGGCTGCAGGGCCGGCGGCGCGCACTGTGGCTGTCGCAGTCCGACAAGCTGATCGAGGACGCCCGCCGCGACTGGGCCGCCGTCGGCGGCAGCGAGGCCGACGTCGTCCCGATCCGGCGCATCAAGCAGGGCCAGCCGATCCGGCTCGCCCAGGGGGTGCTCTTCTCGACCTACGCGTCGCTGCGCACCGCCGAGCGTCAGGGGCGCAAGGCTCGCCTCGATCAGATCATCGAGTGGCTCGCCGCTGGCGCCACCGAGCAGGCGCGCCACGCCTACGACGGCGTCGTCGTCTTCGACGAGGCGCACGCAATGGCCAACGCCGCCGGCAAGAAAGGCGCGCGGGGCGACGTGCTCCCGTCGCAACAGGGCCTCGCCGGGCTCCGACTGCAGAACGCGTTGCCCGGCGCGCGCGTCGTCTACGTCTCGGCCACCGGGGCGTCGACCGTCCATGGCCTGGCCTACGCCAAGCGCCTCGGGCTGTGGGCGACGGCGCTGACGCCGTTCGCCACGCGCGAGCACTTCGTCGAGGCGATGGAACGGGGCGGGGTGGCGGCCCTGGAAGTGGTCGCCCGGGATCTGAAGGCGCTGGGCCTGTACCAGGCGCGCGCTCTGGCCTACGACGGCGTCGAGATCGACATGCTGCGGCACGCGCTGACCGGCGAGCAGCGCGCCATCTACGACGAGTACGCCCACGCGTTCCAGATCATCCACGACCACCTGGACGAGGCGCTCGAGCTGACCGGCGTCAACGGCGACGACGGCGGCGGCGACCGCGCGGCCCGCGCCGCCGCGCTGTCGGCCTTCGAAGGCGCCAAGCAGCGGTTCTTCAACCACCTGCTCACCGCCATGAAGACGCCCACGCTCATCCGCTCGGTCGAGCAGGACGTCGCCGAGGGGCGCGCCGCCGTGATCCAGATCGTCTCGACCGGCGAGGCGCTGATGGAGCGGCGGATCGAGCAGATCCCGGTCAGCGAGTGGGACGACCTGTCGATCGACATGACCCCGCGCGAGTACGTCCTCGACTACCTGCGCCGCGCGTTCCCGCTCGACCTGTACGAGGAGTACGCCGACGAGGAGGGGAACATCCGCAGCCGCAAGGTGCTCGATCCCGACGGCAACCCGGTGCAGTCGCAGATCGCCGTCCGCATGCGCGACGAGCTGATCGAGCGGCTCGGCGCGATGCCGCCCGTCCCGGCCGCCCTCGACCAGCTGATCCATCACTTCGGCGCCGAGCGCGTCGCCGAGATCACGGGCCGTGCCCGCCGCGTCGTGCGCGTCGCCGACCACGAGGGAGAGCGCCTGGCCGTGCGCACGCGGCCGGACTCCGCCAACCTGAGCGAGGCCCAGGAGTTCATGGCCGGCAAGAAGCTGATCCTCGTCTTCTCGGGAGCCGGCGGGACGGGGCGCAGCTACCACGCCGACGCCGGCTGCGGAAACCGCCGACGCCGCGTTCACTACCTGCTGGAAGCCGGATGGCGCGCCGACCAGGCCATCCAGGGACTCGGGCGCTCGCACCGCACGCACCAGGTGTCGGCCCCCGTCTTCCGGCCCGTGACCACCGACGTGAAGGCCGAGCGCCGGTTCATCTCCACCATCGCCAAGCGGCTGGACGCGCTGGGGGCGATCACGCGCGGCCAGCGCAACGCGCAGACGGCCATGGGCGACGACGACCGCGCCCTCTTCCACGCGAGCGACAACTTCGAGTCCGTCTACGCGCACAAGGCGCTCCGCCAGTTCTACTACGACCTGGTGGGGAACCGCATCGACGGGTGGTCCGAAGAGCGGTTCCACCGCGCCACCGGCCTGGCGCTCGCCACCGACGGCGGCACCGAGCTGAAGCACGACACGCCGCCGATGCCGACCTTCCTGAACCGGCTGCTGGCGCTGCCGATCGACGACCAGAACGAGCTGTTCGTGCACCTGGAGGAACTGATCGAAGGCAATCTCGAGCAGGCCATCGAGAGCGGCGCCTACAACCAGGGCGTCGAGGACGTCGACGCCGACGAGATCGAGCTGACGAACACCGAGACGCTCGCCACCGACGAACGAACGGGAGCGACGACCCGCATAGCCGAGCTCGTCTGCCGCAAGCGGACGCGGCCGCTGAAGCCGGAAGCGGCCATCGGCAAGGCGCGCAAGGCGGCTGAGCAGCGCGGCCGCGCCGACGAGGTGCGACTCGTTGCGCGCAGGCTCCCTGGAAAGGACCCGGAAGCGGCCGTCGTGGCGCCGGCGCCGTCCTGGCTCCTCGACAACGGCGGCATCCAGCCGCGCGTGCGGCTCCTGCAGCCCGACAGCCAGCGCACCCAGGCGAAGCACCTCTTCGAGGAGGACGGCTGGGGGGCGACCGCGGCCGTTGCCTGGACCTCCGTCTGGGAAGAGCAGATGAAGCGCGTGCCCATGCACGTCGAGACGCGCATCTGGCTCGTCACGGGCCTGTTGCTCCCGTACTGGAACCGCTTGCAGACCGAAGACATGAAGATCCGCCGCGCCGTGACCCGCGACGGCCGGCGGCTCGTCGGACGCCTCGTGAGCCTCGCCGAGGTCAATGCCGTGCGCGTCGCCTTCGGCCTCGAGGGACGCATCCGCATCTCGGCGGCCGAGATGTGGAAGATGCTGACCGAGACGAAGAGCAAGGTGCCGCTCAGCGAGGGAAAGCGGCTCGTCTGCCGGCGCGTGATGGGCCAGCCGCGCGTCGAGATCCACGGCGTCGACTACCGCACGCTCGCCGACCTGAAGCGCCGCGGCTGCAAGACCGAGGTCATCGCCTACGAGACCCGGGTCTTCGTGCCCGACCAGGCAGTCCTCGAACGGGTCCTCGATCGGTATGCTCCCGACGGCGCCGAACCGTCGGCGCAGGGCTGA